Part of the Prunus dulcis chromosome 8, ALMONDv2, whole genome shotgun sequence genome is shown below.
AAACAATTAGGTGGAATAGTAAGAATCACCACCTTCTTCCTTCAGCAGATGTATGCTCTCTCCATTCTGCCACGGTCCCTCCTGCAGGGTTAGGCCGTACACCTGTTTcctgaaattttaaaagataatGAATGCTACCAAGAAATCAGCATGGATAGCTGAGGAGCATGAAAATAGGCTCAAAGCTTAAAAAAGAAGCTTCTTACTGGAGCAATGGAAGAGGTTACAGCAGGCCGTTCACCAGTGTGCTGCAGAGGTGTAACTTGTCCCTCCGATGAAACATTAGGTGCATGCAATTGAGATATAGACTGATACTGGGTGGAGTCATTAAAACTTCTTGGCATTTGACCATAAGAAGAAGGTGTGAACTGCATAAGTGCGACTTATGAATTCAAGGcctaaagtaaaataaaaagtcaacCAACAGCACTCCTAAGACTTACAGTATATGATGAAGAGAGAGGTGTTCGTGGGCCACCTAAGTTAGGCATGGCGTTATTTGGACCTTGTGAATTAGGCTGAGGTAGGGGCAATTCAGATGCAAAGCTCCTGTTGGGCTGACTAACTGGCAATGGAATGGCCTGTGATGGCAGCATACCATGACCTGGCTGACCAGATCTTGGAGGTAACTGCTGCATTGGTTGCGAAAACTGGGGTTGGTGAGTTGGAGGAGGCAGTCTAACATTCATCAACGGAACACCCCTACCAACATgctgaaaattttgagaagccACAGAAATGAACTCCTGCGAATGTGGTGCTGGAACTACTGGCCGGAACTGCAGCATAAAATTAAATTGGAAGGGGACTGTTTTTAGTTATCATTGAAAATATACAGCTGACAAACAAATTCATTAAGAAGGAATGTGTTACTTGAAAAGACATGGGAGGCAAACTTCGAGGAGGATCAACAGAACCAACCATAGGAGGCCGAAGAGGCTatccaacaaaaagaaaaaggagaagatAATTAGCAAAGCATAAGAACATAATTGGCCAGcatctatttttaaattttattttatggaatcAGAAGCTTCCATACTTCTGaaaggtaaaatatttttgaaggGAAAAGTCAAATACATGAGAAAGTATAACCATTAAAATAATGGATGGTATGGATCCATAAGAAAGGAAAACATTGCCTCATCACCTTTTTCAAATGGTCTTGCATGTTGCTGGAAAATAGAAAGGTAACCGAAAAATGAACAGCCCTAACATCTAAAAGGTAATAAGCAAGGAGGGAAACCAAAAtattaaatacattagaaatAATGAACTTAGTCAATTATTTATACCACAAAGTTCACCGCTTATAAAACCAGAAACAGAaggaacaaaaaggaaagtatTAAATagtttaaagataaaaaataaaaaaatcaacttaaattacaaaacccAGGTTCAGGTCACTGGATAAGAACCTATGAAGACATAAGACAAGCCTTGATGCATGAAGCAAAGACGCCATGAGTTCCTTAATCTATTTGGAATGCAGATAAAAAGTAATAGCCTAAAAGACTCCAGAAAGGTAACCCTTCAGAccaaattgatgataaaaataagattaaagCAAAACATGCATAGAGCAAATAGAAAaacattatataaaaaatctctAAATATAAGCGATTTACAAGATACAAACGTATAAATACAGTTTTCTTTACACATTACCTGTAGACCTGAAAACTGAGGGTTATTGGCCATTTCAGTAAGATATGCCTCTGAAAACAACTGCAAAGGCAACAACCATCATTAGCATCTTACAGATCCAAGAGAGCATGTTAGGATGGAAGCTTTATAATCAAGTAGTGTAACATCAAAATTCCATTTAATGGAAAAATAGATTCCATCAACAAACACACGATAATATATGATCTAATCTAGTCTATGAAGCAAATAGAACCTAAATGTTTATGGCATCGAGAGTTGCAGATTTAGAAACATGTTCATAAAACAAGCACAGCTAAGGAGAGGTATTAAGACAACTCAAGCGGCAATGCAAGGAAAAGATGAGACAAGAAAAGGAAGGGTAAGGTGAGGCAGCACCAACTTATAATTTGATTGCTCAAAGTCCTCTATGACGGTTCATATGCGcaaccaaaatttaaaaagcatTAGACAAAGGAGTGATCTGCAACCAAGATTGAAGGGATGAAATCTGcaaccaaaacagaaaacagagtaaCCCAAAACATTAAATAATTCATTCTAAGTAGTCAAAATTATGTAAACCATTTCATGTTTTCAGGTTTCTGTTCAGAAATTATAGAACTACTGACAATTACTATTTCTACAGCTTTATATAAACTGATATGAAAAACTAGCCCAAACAGACAGGTTTAAATTCTCAgaaaagatatatatacacgATATTTTCCATAAGCCAAAATGTAGGGTGTGACGGTGCCACCACCCAATCCCAAACTAACCCAGAACGtcaaccaaatcaaatttaaagcCCTAATTTCACATTTAAGAATCTCAATTGAAGCAAAAGCTGACCTAATTAATTGCATACCACACTGAGGacaattgaagttgaagatgcatacaatatatatattggaaaCTGCATTAAAAGTTTGATTCTTTGGACATAGTATTGAAATTTTCGCGTGATAGTGAAAAGGATACTAAGAATTAAGatgaaaatgagagaaaaatcGTACCAGCTGAGTGAAGAAGCTGTGACGGTGAAACACGTGAGAACTTGAAGCCTTCAATTTGATTTCGCTgtgttatttttttgttttgggctGAATTTCGAAGCTTTAATTACACTGGGGCGGTTTATATCGTcgttaaattttaattaaaccCTTTTCAATAGGaccttttatttgttttttaaggACATGAACAAAGTGTGTCGTATACTTAACAAGACTTCTCACTCTAGTAGATGACCGTTGGGTTTGCCGACCATGAGGAGGGTAAGAAATAATGTTTTGCCATATGTAGTCAAAATAATTTGGTAATTCACATACACCCTAAAAGAAAGATATGGTAAATATAGGTAttattgtgaattttttttccttttggagAATTCGAATGATAAGGTGAATTGTATCTTGATGTATATCAAAGGAATATTATGTATACGTGGGTTAGGCACGTTGACTAATGCAGTGTGCATGTTTCTTTGTATTCGAGTTTAATCGATCGCCTCCTTATTTCCTCACTTTCTTTAACCTATCGTTACCCTTTCTCtaaaaagtaaatattttaagGAAAATTTTCATTAGTTAAACAACAATGAGTTGGATGCAATATTGTCAAATGAACAACTTGAATTTTAAAACAACAATGGCTTATCtatgaaataattaaatatagaAGGGGTTTCGTGTGCAACttcaaggattttgagttgaaTGCAAAGACCGAATAGGATTctaattaaatttgaaattcttttttaatacaattaaagttgaattttttcttctttgttggGGGTTTCGAACTTAAACCTCGTCtaaaattagaaataaaagtatcATTAAACCAAGAACTAGTTGTAAATTAAAGTTGAAATTCTTGATTAAACTTAAAAAGTTTATAGTTGAATCACGTAATCTAAAGGATGTCCACAATTCGTAACTgaagtaaaatataaatttcagATTCAAACCTCCTTAAAATTCCGAAAAACAGAGCACAAAAAACCACACAAACGCTAATTGGTTGCACTGATCACCATTAATCTGTAAATTCcaatcaaaatccaaaaccaCAAGCCGATTGGAGCTCCACGTCCACACTGAGCTTTCACGGGGTCTCATCCTTTTGTCACAATCTTCAGCACCCATGACGGGTGTCCTGAAGGACCCCTCTCCTAGCTTCTCCACCTTTCTAGACTGGCTTCTCTCTGTTTCCAGCACTCTTTTTATGTCCAGCCACCACACCATGGCCTTTCACATCTCTCATTCTATTCTCCAAGCTCTCCAATGGCTTCTGTTTCTGTTGCTTCACGTTACTCCGTTTCTTCATGGCCTCCCAAGACGAACAACAGTAGAGCCGTTGTCTCATCTTTCACCAAAATCCCATTTGGTAAAAAGACCCAGTGCTTCTCTTTATCTCCGTCTTCCAATCCCACTGCAAAAAGACATCGTCTTTCATTTTCCATGAAAAATGATCAAGAAAACGAACCCAGTTCATCTTCTTCGGCTGTTGTAATTTCTGAGAAGCCAAGTGATGACAGTGATACCCAGAAGAGTAAATTGCCAGTGGAAGAAGTTGAAACGGGTAAGGAGAGTGGCTCTGAGTCTgaggagaaggagaaacaGCAAGAAATGGATTGGAAGACAGATGAGGAGTTCAAGAAGTTCATGGGAAATCCCTCTATCGAAGCTGCAAtaaagttggagaagaagagggcAGATAGGAAGCTCAAGGATCTTGATAGGGAAAGTAGTGGTAACCCACTTGTAGGGCTCTTTAATAAAATTCTGCGTGATAGTTTGACTAGAGAGAAGGAGAGGCTGGAGAAAGCTGAAGAAGCCTTCAAGGCAATTGATCTTAACAAGGTAATTTTCTCCTTTCTGTTTATGTTTTCATGAATGGTTCTTTTCTTTAGAAAAGAATCCTTGCCTGggattcattttttatatagtaTAAGTGAAAAAGCAAGCATCTTTGGATGTGATTAAATATACCTGTGTTATGCCAGAAGGTGACTTGATATAGAGTATAATTTACTACCGATTCATTTATTATATGGTATCTTTTATATCTTTAGTCATTTTGTAGGGTGCATTTTATTGGTTATGCCAAAAAGCACCAAGCTTTTGCATCTTATTGTGTCTATTTCATGTGGCAGTTAAAAAgttgttttggatttgattCATTTTTTCCCACTGATGTTCGGAGATTTGGAGATGGGGGCatttttgttggaaatttgAGGAGACCAATTGAAGAGGTCATGCCCAAATTGGAGCAAAAACTGTCTGACGCGGCGGGAAGGGAGGTTGTGTTATGGTTCATGGAAGAAAACACAAATGATATCAGAAAACAGGTATTTAAACCAGCTCTATGACTATTAATTATAGGCTAAGTTGTTTCCGGTCTTGATCTTAGCCTGTTAAATTGAGATTGAATTCCTTAGTTTGATGGTCTGTGCTCTAGAAGGTTTAGGAGTTGAAATTTCTGTAACTTTCTTAATGGATTCCCTGTTATTTACTTGCCAAGTACCCTGAGGGGAAATAGAAAATTGGTgttgtttctgatttttaacAATGGTTATTCTTTAAGGTCTGTATGGTGCAacccaaagcggaaattgatCTAGAGTTTGAGTCAACCAAGCTGAGCACTCCTTTGGGTTATGTTAGTGCAGTAGCCTTGTGCGTTGCTACTTTCGGAACAATAGCTCTGATGAGTGGCTTCTTCCTCAAACCTGATGCTACATGGGATGACTACCTAGCTGATGTTGTGCCTCTCTTTGGTGGTTTCATATCCATTTTGGGTGTTTCTGAGGTATCTTTTTATGCATTTGACTTGTCCATCATTAATCTAGGCAATTCATATTATTCTCTGGCACATAATTGTCAAGGATGTAAATCTAACATGAAAAGGACGCTATTTAAATAAGAATTGGATATACCTATTATGAGGAGACTTTGCAATCCTTTGTTCAGATGCGATGGTTATGAGATTATGTATTCCGGATATCTTTACACATTGTATGTGATGCAATTTTCTTATCAGTTCTTCATTCTGACAAGTTTGTGTTACACAGATAGCCACTAGAGTGACAGCAGCTCGCCATGGTGTAAAACTCAGTCCATCTTTTCTTGTGCCATCCAATTGGACAGGGTGTTTGGGAGTGATGAATAACTATGAATCACTGCTTCCAAATAAGAAAGCTCTTTTTGACATTCCAGTTGCACGCACAGCTAGTGCATATCTTACATCGCTGGTGCTTACGATTTCTGCTTTTGTGGCTGATGGAAGCTTTAATGGGGGTGACAATGCATTGTAATTTCTTCACAGACCCTTTCTCCGAAGCATAAAAATTGCCTTTTAAAATGCCTAGAAAAGATCCTCAATACTTCTTTGTGCATACCAATGGTGGTATTGCTCACTTTAAGTATAGTTTCAGCAGTATGTTGCAATATTTCTTCAACCAAAACTCTAGCATCACTGTTTTAAACTTTGTCATACCACACTTAATGTTTGGTTTTAACtatcatttcttctttttttgttggcaGGTATATAAGGCCTCAGTTCTTCTATAACAATCCCTTGCTTTCTTTTATCCAATTTGTTATTGGTCCTTATACGGATGACCTTGGAAATGTGCTGCCCTATGCAGTTGAAGGTGTTGGAGTTCCTGTTGATCCCCTTGCTTTTGCTGGACTTCTAGGTGAGTTCCTCAGCCTTCTTAATCCTACAGTTTTTACTGTCGTCCTTCTCCCCAAACAACCAACTGTGAGTTGGCTACAAAAGTGGATCCATGGGGTATAAAAGAATTGTTTTGTACAATTTGTATGATCTTTTAGCGTTTTAACCTAAAATGTTTCTGCAGAACAACTGTGAAATAATTGAACATTTggcttttgggggaaaaagaGGTTGATATGATTACTTTGTGCCGAAATCCAGTATTTGCTTAAATATTAGTATCTAATCTGTATACAAGGTATTGACTAGATTTCTTGGCAGGAATGGTGGTGACTTCTCTGAACTTGTTGCCATGTGGGAGACTCGAAGGAGGCCGGATTGCGCAAGCCATGTTTGGAAGAGGCACTGCTACTCTGCTATCCTTTGCCACATCACTTTTACTTGGTATTGGTGGCCTAAGTGGAAGTGTCCTTTGCTTGGCATGGGGGTTATTTGCAACTTTCTTCCGGGGTGGAGAAGAAATGCCTGCAAAAGACGAAATCACCCCCTTGGGAGATGACAGGTTTGCTTGGGGTTGTGTTCTTGGCCTCATCTGCTTCCTCACGCTTTTCCCCAACAGCGGAGGGACGTTCTCCAGCTCATTCTTCAGTGCACCATTTTTCAGGGGTGATTTGTAAATAGACTGATAACTGTAATTTGTAAATAGGCTGATAACTGTAATCTGTATTGTGACAGTCTCACTTCTGACCGATAAATAAGGTGAAATGCTAAGGGAAACAGTATATACTTCCCAAGTTATAATGCAAGTTAGGTTTGAATTGTATGTATTCAATGTTTCATTTCAGTTACCCTATCCgtttatgaatttgaatcctgatgttttttttttttggcgcTAATGTTGTGTCTATGTCCAAAACAATATCATTTGAGGTTGAGGGTTTAGCGTTTTGGAATACATGTCGTAAATTCTATCACGTCACACACCAATCAATATTTCACAACTGCCAAACATGCCATGGATTCAACCAAACATGCTATAAATATGTGGTTAAAGAGACAAATAGACACTCACCATTTTCTCCAATTCCTCTCTTTCTCACTAGacatcaaacaaaaacaaagcaataCAAATCACTCTTTTagcacccaaaacaaaaagtaggGAAATCCATAACATGTCTCAGTGCCCTTTTTCTTGATGAGGGTTTTGAGGGAGGCTTTGTTGGAAGATCGTAGCAATCACAAGCTATTGGTAATTGCAGTACAGGCTTGTGCTCTTAGACTCGGGTTTCATTCAGTACAATTCAGTTTCGGGTATACGGGTCGACCGCTTTCGTTTCTCGGATGCATGGCCAACGATATCTTTCACAATGTCGTTACCTACACTCCTAAATTCTTCAAAATCAGACCAATGGTCAAAACGGGATTGACGGCATTGCATTAAAATTCTGGAATGTCAGATCCTTGATCAGCCCATTTGGATGGGAAGAAGTTTGGGCCAATGATCCAACAACTGGTGAACGACAGATATGGGCTTGTCGCTGAAAGAGAAGTGATGTCGTTTTGGAATGTTGTGAAGGATGAGATTCTGTTGCCGTTGTCGTTCGATCTCTGCGCAAAGGTCGGGTTGCCGTCTCTCCGGCAAGCTTTTTGCAGCTTCCTTCAATGCTCCAAATGAAGATTCTGGAGTTGCTGCCGGCTGAGGATATTGCCAAGGTGGGTTGTGTGTGTAAGGAGTCCAGAGATCTTGTAGACGATGAGGAGTTGTGGAAGCAGTTCGTTTTGGATGAGTTTGTTCATGACTTGTTTTTTACGTTGAACTTCATGCAAATATATCAATTTTAATAAAGATACGAGGCTTTGAAAATAGAAAGATAGTAATTCACAGTCAAACTACATGTCGTAAATTATACTATATCACACACCACCAATTACACTTGTCTTGTATGTTATACATCACACCATGCTATATACCAATTTCAGCATACAATGTCATACTCGTACACCAAAGAATCATTCACAATTATTATGTATGTCGTAGTCGTGCtggttaattttgtttttgttggtttcgtttatttttatttgatagaTAAAGGATATATTTTCGTatgataatataaaaaatactcATATTTAACATATGTAATTGAGTATTTGTTTCGCGTTGAAAAGCTGAcgctttttttttaacataaatATAACAATTATAAAGAactgtaaataaaataaaataaaaagtccaTGCCAAAATTcgttcttctttcttccctcGCCGACTCAAAGCTTCCAATTCCGCAACAACAAAAGTAGACAGAGCATTCtctcaacaaaaacaaaagcagccATGAAACTGAGAGTGAGATCCATAGAAACCAAAGAGACCCTCCGAGTCGAGGTCCCCAATCTCTGCTCTCTCCACCAGCTCAAGCAAACCATCTCCCAATTGATCTCagcctcttcttcctctctccgACTCTCCCTCAACCGACGCGACGAGCTCCACGCGTCCTCTCCTGACGACTCGCTTCACTCCCTCGGCCTCACCTCCGGTGATCTTATCTTCTACACCCTCGACCCCTCCTCCCAAACCCTAGCTCCACCTCCGCATTCAATTTCACATTCGTCCGTACAATCCCATAATCAAATCCTCACCACTAGTGTGCCTCAAGGTTCGAATTTCCAAAACCCTGAAACCCTAATTGGCGAAGGGTCTGCCGCGGGTGATTCGATTGCTGAAGAACAGAGGTCTCTGGTTTCGAATTCGGAAACCCTAGTGGCTTCTGGTCCTGAAAGCATGGAAATTGATGATGGGTCTGATGGGATAGGGTTGAAAAAGTACTCGGTGCCCTTTTTCTTGAAGAGGGTACTGAGGGAGGAGTTGGGAGAAGACCGTAGCAATCACAAGCTATTGGTGATTGCTGTTCATGCTGCGGTCCTGGAGTCCGGTTTCGTCGGGTTCGATTCCGTTTCGGGTATGGGGGCCAATCGGTTTCATCTCGCTGATGAATGGCCAAGGACAGCTATCACGATGTCGCTTTCCTATACTTTGCCTGAGATTCTGAAAAATCGTGGCAATAATGGTAATGGGGTTGAAGGGGTTATGATGAAATTTCAGAGCTTGGGGCGTTTTGTTAATGTTTATGGGTCTTTGGCCAGTGGTGGTGCTGGGCCTTATCGGGTATGTTTGGACGAACGCAGATTTGCCCCCATCATTGAATCTGTTTGGGAAAACAGGAATGTGAATGAGAGAGATGGGTTAGTCTCAGAAAGAGAGGTTCTTGAGTTTTGGAAGATTGTGAAGGATGGGATCACATTGCCATTGCTGATTGATCTTTGCGCAAAGGCCGGTTTGCCCTCCCCACCGAGCCTGATGCGCCTTCCACCGGAGCTCAAAATGAAGATTTTGGAGCCACTTTCTGGTGTGGACATTGCCAAAGTGGGTGGTGTTTGTAAGGAGCTGCGAAATCTTGCTAATAATGATGAGTTGTGGAAGAAGAAGTATGCTGAGGAGTTTGGTAGTGGTACTGGAGGAGAAGGAACAATGATTAACTGGAAGCATAAGTTTGCTAGAAATTGGGAGATTGCGGAGCAACAAAGGAAGGCAGTAGGGTATTGGAGATCATATGAGAGGCCTTATTTCAACCGTATCAGGAGGGACCCTAACCCATTGTTTGTACCTCCAGTTACTGGTATAATTGGTGGAGATTATGACCGCTTTCCGGTCTTTGGTGCCCTTAATCCTACTGGACAACCACACCCTATTCTACAACCACCCAGTCGGTTTCCAGCACGCCGTAATTTCTCACCAAATTGCAATCTGGAAGGGTTCCTTGGCTAATATGATGCCTTGGAACTGAAGCTGCAGGTTCATGTTTCGTATGCATAGTATATATAATAAGCATCTTGGTGGATATCCAGCTAGAATTAAAGACCGAATCATCATCAGTCATAGCtggtttttgtttctgtttatGTGTATATTGTTGTTACTTGTGTTTATGGCCTTTTGGCTTTTGGAGATAATTTAAAGTTGATTTCGTAGTTTTGGTGTGAGTCTGTCTATTCTTGATGTGCATATAAGCTGCTCTACTGCTTTATTGTTTAAGTTTCTTACTAGTATCTGTTGGTGCTCTAAGATGGCATGGTTTTCATATATGAAGAGTTTGGGTTAATTCGATACACATGCTGCTTGTTGTTTAGTTCAATTGGCTGGGGagttcaaataaaataatgcagATCAGAAAGATGGTGTTGTCAACTGTGTTTGTTTCTATCGTTTGGCTGTCATGGTCATCGATTGATTGGTTTACAACTTCTCATATCAAATTAGTTGCAAAGTAGACATTTCCCTGAACTTCTAATAACACAATATGTTACTCTTGTCCTTTCGCATTGTGTTCAGTGCAAGAGTAGTTCAACTTTGCTCGAGTATCGGCACGTTAACAGCCCTAAACATCCAAAAGATTGTTCGTCTCCGCCCCTGTAGATTCAAACCTTAATTGGAAAACTTTTACAACTCGAATTGTTTAGGGTGGTTGCACTCTTCTTATCCCAAATTCTGTCACAGGCTCACAGCCCTTAAAAGACTATTGAGAGCAACTGCAATTATATGTATAATTTAAGCAAATTGAGGTGCCACAACTTTTCTACCCTTCATGCAACTCcatactttatttttattttttgtgaacTGGGGGCTAGACCCCCacaaaaaatggaaagaaaaaaactaacaCAAGTAAAACATTTGGGGATCTGGCAACCCGCTCAGAGCAAGTAAAACAGAGACTATGTTGCCCAGGTCAACCAGTGActtattttgtttgaaatgATTCTATATTTTTATGCACTACTTGTAAGAACTCAAGAGTCGAGATCAAAAGGATGATTATACAATAATTTCTcatctttccttttccatCTTATATTACATAGGAACCAtacttttccttttgctttatttgaAGAAGTTTTTAAAACTCATTCATTTTTTGGACCTATGCAACAAAGAGACGTAAGGAAATGTCTCGGTTCACAACTTCAGATCAGACCATGTGCAAATATGACTTGGTCGACAAGGTTTCAAATATGACTTGGTTGACAAGGATTCAACGGCTGCAGTTTCGTGGAAAGTTTGTGCACTTCACCTACCCCTCTTGTATATATTTTGCTTCTACAACTTTTCCTAAGCACACAAATTCCACAAATTACCTTATAATTTTAGTGTAAACAGAGAAATGGAGAGAGGTCAGAGAGCCTACAAAGGTCACTGCTTGGTCTTACCCTATCCGAGCCAAGGCCATATTAATCCTATGCTCCAATTTGCCAAGCTTTTATCTCACAAAGGAGTTAAAGTCACACTGGTCACTACCCGCTATATCCACAAGACTATGTACGGGTCAGCATCGAGCTGCATAGCGCTGGATCTGGAGACCATCTCCGATGGCTATGATGAAGCCGGGAGAGGAGAAGCAAGCATAGATGCCTATTTGGAGAGATTTTGGAAAGAAGGGTCAAAAACTTTGGCTGAGCTCCTTGAGAAGCTTTCAAGCTCAGGGCCTCCAGTTGATTGTGTTGTTTATGATGCGTTCATGCCTTGGCCTCTGGATGTTGCCAGAAAGTTTGGAATTGCCGGGGCTACTTTCTTCACCCAGTCTTGTGCTGTTAGCAACATCTACTACCATGTCCACAAAGGACTTTTGAAAGTTCCTCTTGCTGATGATCAGTCTCTGATTTCCCTTCCTGGGTTGCCACCACTTGACCCTCTGGACTTGCCATCGTTTGTATACGATTTGGAGTATTGCCCAGCTTTTTACAGAGTGGTTGTGGGTCAGTTCTCCAATGTTGACAAAGCTGATTGGGTCCTCTGCAACACATTTTATGAGTTGGAAGAACAAGTGAGTAcataagctttttttttttttttttttccttctcaactCTGATATATGACTAATTTTTATAAGCTTCAATGAAACTAATTGGTATTAATTCTTTGCTTAGGTGGTGGATTGGCTGGCTAAGTTTTGGCCACTGAGGACTGTTGGACCAACTATACCATCCAAGTACTTAGATGAGCGACTAGAAGATGACAAAGAATACGGTGTCAACCTCTTTAAATCAGACAATGATGCCTGCATCAAATGGTTAAACGAAAGGCCAAAAGGGTCTGTTGCTTATGTATCATTTGGCAGCGCAGCGAAACTTGACGATGAGCAAATGGAGGAGCTGGCTTGGGGTTTGAGGAGGAGCAAAAGTAACTTCTTGTGGGTGGTTAGAGCATCAGAAGCAGCTAAGGTGCCAAAAGGGTTCATCGAGGAGACATCGGAGAAGGGTTTGGTGGTCTCATGGTGCTCCCAAATGGAGGTTTTGGTTCATGAGGCTGTTGGATGCTTTGTTACACATTGTGGTTGGAACTCAACTTTGGAGGCTTTGAGTTTGGGGGTTCCAATGTTGGCAATGCCACAATGGACTGACCAAACAACCAATGCCAAGTTCATTATGGATGTGTGGAAAATAGGGCTCACAGCTCCATCTGATGAGAAAGGGAAGGTGAGACAAGAAGTGGTGGAACATTGCATAAGTGAAATaatggagggagagagagggaaagaaatgaaaatcaatGCCCTCAAATGGAAAAAGTTGGCTAGAAAGGCAGTGGATGAAGGTGGAAGTTCAGACAAAAACATTGATGAGTTCATTTCAAAGCTGGTTCAGTGATGATAGCCATGTGTTAGAAAAGCCCACACGAATAAAAACAGCTTTAAGCACTATATATGTGTGGTTCCAATAATATTTGTATGCCAAATCTTGTCAACAAGCTGTTGTCAATTTATCAATATTTCTTTTCATCCTAGTACTTGTGTTGCAAAAGTGACGATTTATCGCCTCAGTGATGGCAAAATTTCTCTGTCTTCAATTAAAGACCGCATTGTTCATATACATCGATACATCATTGATGACATATCAATAGTCCCATCTTggttaaaaattatattgagaACATATCAATAGTCCCATCTTGAGAGTTTAGTTTTTGTCATTGTCTTCtcgaaataaaaaaataaaagagagcagaagaaactcaaa
Proteins encoded:
- the LOC117636562 gene encoding F-box protein SKIP22-like, with the translated sequence MKLRVRSIETKETLRVEVPNLCSLHQLKQTISQLISASSSSLRLSLNRRDELHASSPDDSLHSLGLTSGDLIFYTLDPSSQTLAPPPHSISHSSVQSHNQILTTSVPQGSNFQNPETLIGEGSAAGDSIAEEQRSLVSNSETLVASGPESMEIDDGSDGIGLKKYSVPFFLKRVLREELGEDRSNHKLLVIAVHAAVLESGFVGFDSVSGMGANRFHLADEWPRTAITMSLSYTLPEILKNRGNNGNGVEGVMMKFQSLGRFVNVYGSLASGGAGPYRVCLDERRFAPIIESVWENRNVNERDGLVSEREVLEFWKIVKDGITLPLLIDLCAKAGLPSPPSLMRLPPELKMKILEPLSGVDIAKVGGVCKELRNLANNDELWKKKYAEEFGSGTGGEGTMINWKHKFARNWEIAEQQRKAVGYWRSYERPYFNRIRRDPNPLFVPPVTGIIGGDYDRFPVFGALNPTGQPHPILQPPSRFPARRNFSPNCNLEGFLG
- the LOC117636561 gene encoding probable zinc metallopeptidase EGY3, chloroplastic isoform X1, translating into MASVSVASRYSVSSWPPKTNNSRAVVSSFTKIPFGKKTQCFSLSPSSNPTAKRHRLSFSMKNDQENEPSSSSSAVVISEKPSDDSDTQKSKLPVEEVETGKESGSESEEKEKQQEMDWKTDEEFKKFMGNPSIEAAIKLEKKRADRKLKDLDRESSGNPLVGLFNKILRDSLTREKERLEKAEEAFKAIDLNKLKSCFGFDSFFPTDVRRFGDGGIFVGNLRRPIEEVMPKLEQKLSDAAGREVVLWFMEENTNDIRKQVCMVQPKAEIDLEFESTKLSTPLGYVSAVALCVATFGTIALMSGFFLKPDATWDDYLADVVPLFGGFISILGVSEIATRVTAARHGVKLSPSFLVPSNWTGCLGVMNNYESLLPNKKALFDIPVARTASAYLTSLVLTISAFVADGSFNGGDNALYIRPQFFYNNPLLSFIQFVIGPYTDDLGNVLPYAVEGVGVPVDPLAFAGLLGMVVTSLNLLPCGRLEGGRIAQAMFGRGTATLLSFATSLLLGIGGLSGSVLCLAWGLFATFFRGGEEMPAKDEITPLGDDRFAWGCVLGLICFLTLFPNSGGTFSSSFFSAPFFRGDL
- the LOC117636563 gene encoding UDP-glycosyltransferase 74G1-like, which gives rise to MERGQRAYKGHCLVLPYPSQGHINPMLQFAKLLSHKGVKVTLVTTRYIHKTMYGSASSCIALDLETISDGYDEAGRGEASIDAYLERFWKEGSKTLAELLEKLSSSGPPVDCVVYDAFMPWPLDVARKFGIAGATFFTQSCAVSNIYYHVHKGLLKVPLADDQSLISLPGLPPLDPLDLPSFVYDLEYCPAFYRVVVGQFSNVDKADWVLCNTFYELEEQVVDWLAKFWPLRTVGPTIPSKYLDERLEDDKEYGVNLFKSDNDACIKWLNERPKGSVAYVSFGSAAKLDDEQMEELAWGLRRSKSNFLWVVRASEAAKVPKGFIEETSEKGLVVSWCSQMEVLVHEAVGCFVTHCGWNSTLEALSLGVPMLAMPQWTDQTTNAKFIMDVWKIGLTAPSDEKGKVRQEVVEHCISEIMEGERGKEMKINALKWKKLARKAVDEGGSSDKNIDEFISKLVQ
- the LOC117636561 gene encoding probable zinc metallopeptidase EGY3, chloroplastic isoform X2 → MASVSVASRYSVSSWPPKTNNSRAVVSSFTKIPFGKKTQCFSLSPSSNPTAKRHRLSFSMKNDQENEPSSSSSAVVISEKPSDDSDTQKSKLPVEEVETGKESGSESEEKEKQQEMDWKTDEEFKKFMGNPSIEAAIKLEKKRADRKLKDLDRESSGNPLVGLFNKILRDSLTREKERLEKAEEAFKAIDLNKLKSCFGFDSFFPTDVRRFGDGGIFVGNLRRPIEEVMPKLEQKLSDAAGREVVLWFMEENTNDIRKQVCMVQPKAEIDLEFESTKLSTPLGYVSAVALCVATFGTIALMSGFFLKPDATWDDYLADVVPLFGGFISILGVSEIATRVTAARHGVKLSPSFLVPSNWTGCLGVMNNYESLLPNKKALFDIPVARTASAYLTSLVLTISAFVADGSFNGGDNALYIRPQFFYNNPLLSFIQFVIGPYTDDLGNVLPYAVEGVGVPVDPLAFAGLLEQL